TGGATTGTGAAAACCTGTTGAtagaaaatgtttgtgtgcaaaAATAAGTTGCCAAATTATATctctatcaatcaatctatctatctatgtatatgtacatatacatatacatatataaaactTAATTACAGACTTAGTATTATTCATGCAGTTTAAAATGAGTGGGAAATATGTGATTATGCCTTGCTAGGTTTAATGGAGGATGACTTGTGTGTCAGCTAATCAAGAGGCATCTGCAATGTATAATTGTGACACTGACGATGgctgaaaacattttgtctttgttagCTCTACATGCTAATATCAAATTATGCTAACGTAACTGGCATAATGTTTTATAGGCTGTGGCTGAAATCACTCCCTGTGTATAATATAGTGCACCACATTTACCCATCACCCATTTATTTGAATGTCCGAATTCTGAGTGTGTGTCCATGGTGTAGATCGTGATTTGCTGCTCGCTATTGAGTAAACTATTTAATGTCTATTATGGAGGAgtgatttcagttttttttcagaattgttgcattttacataattattaAACAACTGTTTGGATGAAGTGTCAATATGTCAACCATATTTAGCAAacacttaaaggaccagtgaatatgatttagtggcatctagtagtgaagttgcagattgcatccaactgaatacccctccctgTCCCCTTCTAAGTGTctaggagaacctatggtggccGCAACACTCGCAAAAAACGTGAAATGCCCTCCCAagagccagtgtttgatttatcctttctgggctactgtagaaacatgatggtacaacatggtgggctccgtGGAGGAGGATCTGCTCCCTATGTGGatataaaggactcattctaagctaacaaaaacacaacaatacttagtttcaggtgattatacactcaTGAAAACAATATTATGTTCCATTTATGCCAATAGATCCCCCTAAATCAtatacactggtcctttaagttgTATCTGGGCTAGGTTTAAAATTAAGAACAGCTGGTACAATTTGCCCCAGAAGTGATAAACTATCCAGTACGTAAAAGTTAAATTTAGATAAAAGTCACCACCTTTGACACCACCACTGCTTTAGATTGTGGCTCATTTCCTGAACACAATATAGCTTTTTGCTTTTagttcgcacacacacactgagttgtGCACGACGAGCACGCAAACTCTCTGGTGTTTGGGAACTTTATTAGGTGTTGAGAACAGAACAGTCCAACACGGAGGACGGGAAGCTTTAAAAAGGTAAACAGCCAAAAGGTCACAGAGATCAACAACTGAGGAAATTAAAATGGAGGACAAACAAGAATCCACGGAACACTTcaaagaaagtttttttttccttttttgttgttgttgtttttaaaccacAGTACTACTCTCCACTATACGATGCACATGGCGTGGGTAGGGTTAACACGActtcatttacatttgtatcTTCGGTCTCCAGCCAGGGACCCCTCCCAAAGGAGGACCCAGTGGGGGTGTGTGGGGGATGGGGGTGAGGAGGGGGGATGCACTGGGCTAGGGGGCAGAGACATTCGCACACTGAACAtctcagagacagagaaagagcagTCAGTGTCACACTTTGTGACTGCTGTTATGTATCAATTTGTATGCTTACTCATGTGTTACCTTGATTGTGTTACCTATCAGTCCAAATCACCTTCAAGTGGTTTTacctctcctgtgtgtgtgtgtgtgtgtgtgtgtgtgtgtgtgtgtgtgtgtgtgtgtgtgtgtgtgtgtgtgtgtgtgtgtgtgtgtgtgtgtatgtggtgcaACTATATGCAAGCCCAGCAATAGCAGATGGTCTTGTGATCATCACGACAGCTTGTAAGATGGCAGTGGGCAATTACTATTATATAACTGAATCATGCACACACTATTGTATAAAAAAGCAAAGTGTTACCAAAAAACGACCTACTCTTAGCCTACTATGGCTTTGTCTCTTCACTCATAAATTTACATTAGTTCTCTCTTTGAGAAAGAATTTTGGCTTTACGCCTCTACACACAGTATTGCTGGAATGTTATTTTGTAACAtagttagtgtgtatgtgtaatcaTACTCTGTTGGCTAGTTTCACTTTTCCTGAGAAAAGGTGATAttcatgtgtttctgtatgtattTTTCACAAATGCTCATTGCCTTCTACTAtgatgtgtatgtttatgtggaTACCTCtattgtgttactgtgtgtcctctgtctgcctctgagtatatcccaactctcccggctGCTCCCCCCTGGCAGCGCTGGGAATGTCAGGCGTCTACCAACGCAGCAGAGGGCATGCACGGGGGGCTGGAGGCCAGGGGGTCGACCCTCTCCTGTTGATGAAAGGCCATGAACGGGAGCTTGTGATGTacgggagaggaagaagagacaaCACTgacttctttcttccctctcatTTTACCCATCAACCCTCCTGTGGCCCAGTCCTCCCACTGCCGCTCTCTCTTGTGTTGGTTGCTATGGTCACCGTGGCGACCCGTGTCTGGTGGGCTTGACTTCCTAACCAAACCCCTCCAGTCCACGGGCAGCCACGGTAGCTCTTGGCCAGTGTGCTCGTCCCAAACTCACACAGCTAACATTGTCGCAAAATCATGCAAAGAAGAAAAGgccaaattgtgtttttgttttttcccacaATGATTTAAATCCGTTGCTTCTTATTAGATGTTGTTATCATGTCATACTCTGCATCCATTAGGCTTTggtttattaaaacaaattttaaagtTAGTAAAGGACTTGACTCTACAGAGCCTCCTCACCATTTAGCTGCAGTCAGAATAGATCTGGCCATTATAGAAAACATATTCAAACTGTCTTTCAAAAccatttgttttattcagtATGTATGAACTTACAACTTGAACTCAACTGCAACTCCACATGCATGATCCTTAACATGGCAGACTTTAGAGGAGCATAATAGCTACAAATTCTATAAATGGATGAGTCTGAGGTCTCGCtgcattacatttcttttaaattccTCAACTGCACAGAAACAGTAAaggaatttaaattaaaatggaaatcattttcagattttcattaaTGTAACCAGGAGACAGGACTGCTAATATTCCACAGCTCAGTAATCATGCCAATTTACAACTTATCACCTATAATTCTTAACTCTATTATTTGTATCAAGCATGAATGACAAGTAGTTCATTCAAATCTATCAGTactttatttccttacattatCATTCAAACAAGTTTTTAACCACATGCTGAATAAAACCACTGAGAGGCAGAAAGATCAGggtcattttgttttcattcacagaTCAAACCAAATCAAGTCATGGCTCCAGTTTTGATGTGGTCACTCAATTTTGAAAATAGCCATGGACAGCAACTTATATTGTGGTTTCAAACTTCTTTGCGAGTCAgcggctgtgtgtgtttgcgtgtgtcaAACACGTTTTTGGGACGTGCTCATGCCTCCCCCGAGGGACCCCTGGCTGCgttgtttcatatcattttcaTGTTGAACTTCCTGGTCCCTCCTGAGGAGCCTCCAGTGGCGGGTTCAGATTTCCGGAAAGAGTACTCCACTGTGAAGTTGTTCTTGCGTTGGCCGCGTCCCCGGCTCCACACGAAcaacagcaggaaacagaagAGGACCACCCCCAGGAAGGTGATGCAACCCATTGCCGTGGAGACCAAGATGGTGGTCAGGTCCAAGGTGAACTTGAGGAAAACACGCGTGCTGTTCAGATTTGTGTCGTTGAAGAACTCGCCGCTATACAGCGAGCGGTTGAGAAAGAAAGCTGAGGCAGCATCTAACGGCTGGCCACGGACTGTAAGTGTAGCAAAGTAGGTGTCATTGCCTCCGGCGTTACTGGCGATGCAGATGTATGTGCCGCTGTCAGTAAGCTGGGCATAGCGGATCTCCAGGGTGCCACTAGGGAGAACAGTAATTCGCCCTGAATTCTTAGCAGTGATCCGTCTGCGCTGTGGGGAAATCCAGACAATAGCAGGTGCGGGTTCTCCTTCGGCACGACAAAGGAAACTCACTGGCTGGCCCTCACGAGCTATCACCTGTGGGAATGTGGAGGAAAAGAGTGCATGGACTAATAAATACAGGAGTTAGATCTGGCAATACTACAATTTTGTGCTCGTGGAAGTGATTAGCATAAACAATGAccatttacttattattttctaAGTATTGTACCTAAATATAATCATCTTTATTACCTGCTGGAGCTTACGGTTGCGTATCTTAGGTTTCTGGCATGTAAAGTGATCGAAGAGTGCAGAATCGGTGAAGGTGCTCAGGCTGAACCCTTGCACCTCCACCGGCCCCGCACACACCGGCACTCTGCCGTCAAAGTTGAGGGTCTTGCGTCTTTGCAGGATCCACAACAGACGGCAGTCACACATCAGGGGGTTCCCATCCACTCTGAGGGTCTCCAGACTGTTGACAGAGTGGAAGGAGCCCTCTTCCAAGGTCTGCAGGTCGTTGGAGGAGAAGTTAAGGACCCGGATCTGTCGGAGGCCTCCAAGGGCATAGGACTCCACTGTCATCAACCCTGTGTTTACCATGATGAGCTCCTTCAGCCTCAACAGGTCTCTGAAGGCCCAGGGCTCGAGGGTGGTGATGGGATTGTAAGAGAGGTTGAGGTGCGTGAGGTGCACCATGTTCTTGAAGGAAGCAGAGGGGACGGACGTGATGTTGGTGTTGGTGATGGAGAGCCAGTGGAGATCCAGGCCTTGGAAACTAAAAGGGGAAATGTACTCCAGGTATGGCCAGTGATCGATATCCAGACCCCGCAGGTTGGAGAGCTTGCGGAAGTTCTGGTCCTCCAGGGCAGAGATGCTAAGGTGACGGAGGCGAAGGGTGACCAGGCTGCGGAGGTAGGACAGCGTCTGGCCAGAAATGGATGTCAGGTTGCAGCGTTCTATTG
This genomic interval from Scomber scombrus chromosome 11, fScoSco1.1, whole genome shotgun sequence contains the following:
- the LOC133990664 gene encoding leucine-rich repeat and immunoglobulin-like domain-containing nogo receptor-interacting protein 3, translated to MTGSPGPGGRALVPWPRMWRWVLAATLIGIVTLTLPGSSQACPPRCECSAQLRSVSCQRRRLTNIPEGIPTETQLLDLSKNRLRWVQAGDLAPYPRLEEVDLSENLIATLEPNAFATLQSLKVLKLRGNQLKLVPMGAFAKLGNLTSLDLSENKMVILLDYTFQDLRSLKHLEVGDNDLVYISHKAFTGLLGLEDLTIERCNLTSISGQTLSYLRSLVTLRLRHLSISALEDQNFRKLSNLRGLDIDHWPYLEYISPFSFQGLDLHWLSITNTNITSVPSASFKNMVHLTHLNLSYNPITTLEPWAFRDLLRLKELIMVNTGLMTVESYALGGLRQIRVLNFSSNDLQTLEEGSFHSVNSLETLRVDGNPLMCDCRLLWILQRRKTLNFDGRVPVCAGPVEVQGFSLSTFTDSALFDHFTCQKPKIRNRKLQQVIAREGQPVSFLCRAEGEPAPAIVWISPQRRRITAKNSGRITVLPSGTLEIRYAQLTDSGTYICIASNAGGNDTYFATLTVRGQPLDAASAFFLNRSLYSGEFFNDTNLNSTRVFLKFTLDLTTILVSTAMGCITFLGVVLFCFLLLFVWSRGRGQRKNNFTVEYSFRKSEPATGGSSGGTRKFNMKMI